TCCAGCTAAGAGAGAAAGGCCTAGAGAAAATATGTTTGTAATTTACCATCTAGACACTTGTCACACGAGCCCGATAGGTGCACCCATCAAATAAGAACGGAGCAACTTAGTTTCATGAGCTAACCACTGTCACAAATTTacagaaaaatattaaaatgtGGTGCACGATTTAAAATGAGGTAAACACTCAACAAGTTTTTTATTGCGAAGAACAACAAGTTCACAAACAGGTGACAAAAAATTGGAATTCACTCTTTAAACTAAACTAGTTGTAGAATCATTTAGACTAAACTTTCGACAACTAGGAGTAATAATGTTTAttattcctttgttttttcagtTGCTGGAAATGGTGCTGATGTATGATTTCGTGTGAATTTTATCTCCGGACTACCTATCTTGGTTTCCAAATGAAGTAATGTTGGTTCAATGATTGAACCCACCGAGAGTACACTCCATGAGATCCTGCTCCCTGATTTACTTCCATTTATTTCTCCGGAGAAAATTTGAGCATGTGGAGGCAAGAAATAGTCAAAACTATAGAAAGCATGGGCAGGCAGCCACCCCCTATCAGCAAACAAAACCCATCTTTCCAAGGGCAAAACGGTCAAATGCAAGAACCTCcgaaaataataaaaaatataaacgagaaaagaagaaaaaaagaagaattatCACCGGACGAGCAGAGAGGGCGAAGAAAGTGCTGGGAAGGAAGCAGcacaagaggaagaagaccaacACCAACCAAAGAAAGAGgagacagagagagggagaaggcaAAATTACTCCTGTCCCCTCCGAATTCTCAGATATCGCTCCCgagttcttcttccttccccaTGTGAGTTTCTCTCCTCGTCGGTCGTCGCCTCCACCAACCGGAAGCGGAGCCGCCTCCTGCCGTCTCTACTACGCTCAGGGTCGTCGCCTTCGGCTGGACGGATATGGTggccgctcgccggagcacggcctccaccgccaccgtccttcttcttctgctgctgctccccctGCTTGCCGTCTCTGTCTCCGTCTCTTCCACGTCGCGCAGTGACCAAGAGCAGGACAGATCGGCGCTTCTCCAGCTCAAGAACGCCATCCCCTCCGCCGAGCTGCTCCGCCGGTGGTCACCAGACACGGGGGGCACGGACCACTGCTCCTGGCCGGGGGTGACCTGCGATGCGAGGTCCCGAGTCGTTGCCCTCGTCGTGCCTTCCAGCTCCCCCCGCTCCCGGCCCAGGAGGGGGAGCGCCAGCGAGCTGCCTCTGTCGGTCGGGTTCCTCACCGAGCTGAAAGAGCTCTCGCTTCCCTCCCGCGGCCTTTTCGGCGAGATCCCTGCTGAGATCTGGAGGTTGGAAAAGCTCGAGGTGGTCAACCTCGCGGGGAACTCGCTGCGGGGCGCCCTTCCGGCCACCTTCCCGCGGCGGCTAAGGGTGCTTAACCTCGCTTCCAACGCGCTTCACGGTGAGATCCCCGCCTCTCTTTGCAGCTGCACGGACTTGGAACGGATGGATCTTTCCGGCAACCGGTTCACCGGGCGGGTGCCAGGAGCTCTTGGTGGCCTCCCCAAGTTGAAGCGCCTTGACTTGTCCCAGAACCTTCTTGCCGGGAACATCCCCTCGGGTTTGGGGAATTGCACTGCACTCCGCTCGTTCCGGTTGTTCTCCAATTTGTTGGATGGTTTCATTCCACCAGAGATTGGAAGGCTCGCTAAGCTGCGAGTTTTGGATGTCTCGGGTAACAGATTGAGCGGTCCAGTGCCACCTGAGCTAGGGAATTGCTCAGATTTGTCGTTTCTTGTATTGTCAAGACAGTTTGATGCAGTGAAATCGCATGGGTTCAATCAGTTCAATGGAGGGATTCCGGAAAGTGTGACAGTTCTGCCCAAGCTTAGGGTGCTATGGGCGCCGAAGGCAGGCCTCAAAGGGAATGTCCCAAGCAATTGGGGAAGCTGTCATAATTTGGATATGGTTAATCTCGGTGCGAATTTACTTTCTGGAGTAATTCCAAGGGGACTAGGGCAGTGTAGAAACCTCAAGTTTCTCAACCTCAGCTCCAATAGATTGTCCGGTTCGCTTGATAAAGATCTTTATCCACATTGTATGGATGTGTTTGATGTCAGTGGCAATGAACTGTCAGGCTCAGTTCCAGCATTTGGGAACAAAGGGTGTGCATCTCAGCTAACGTTGGATGCCATGCCGTCTGGTTATTCTTCACTCTTCATGTCTGAAGCCGTAGCAGAACTATCATTGGGTTACTGCAACTCTGGAGATTGTTCTTTTGTATACCATAATTTCGCGAAGAACAATATTGAAGGCCGTCTTACATCCTTGCCACTTAGTGCAGACAGATATGGAAACAGGACCATGTATGCATGTATTCTTGATCACAACAACTTCACTGGATCAGTGGATGCAATTCTGTTGGAACAATGTAGTAAGTTAAATGGTCTGATCATCAGCTTCCGAGACAACAAGATATCTGGTGGGCTCACAGAAGAAGTTAGCGCAAAATGCCGGGCCATCAGAGTTTTGGATCTAGCCAAGAATCAAATTTCAGGAGTAATGCCTGCTAACATTGGTTTGTTGAGTGCTCTTGTAAAGATGGACATGAGCAAAAATTTGCTGGTGGGTCAAATACCTTCCAGTTTCAAAGACCTGAATAGCTTGAAATTTCTCTCGTTAGCTGGGAACAATATCAGTGGTCACATACCGTCCTGTTTGGGTCAGTTGAGCTCACTGGAGGTTTTAGATCTATCGTTTAATTCTCTGTCTGGTAACATCCCTAGTAATCTTGTGACACCGAGAGGTCTCACTGCACTTCTGCTGAATAATAATGAACTCTCTGGAAATGTTGCTGATCTTATGCCTTCAGCATCGTTGTCTGTTTTTAACATTTCCTTCAACAACTTGGCTGGGCCATTGCATTCGAATGTCCGAGCACTGAGTGAAACAGATGGTAACCCAGAACCTGAGAATACACCCACTGatagtggcggcggcggcggcggcggattcaCCAAAATAGAGATTGCCTCAATAACCTCAGCATCAGCTATTGTTGCAGTTCTCTTAGCCCTGATCATCCTGTACATTTACACTCGAAAATGTGCATCAAGACCATCAAGGCGTTCTCTCAGGAGAAGGGAAGTGACTGTTTTTGTGGATATTGGTGCTCCTTTGACATATGAGACTGTTGTGCGTGCTGCTGGAAGTTTTAATGCAAGCAATTGCATTGGAAGTGGTGGCTTTGGAGCAACATACAAAGCTGAAATTGCACCAGGAGTCTTGGTGGCAATAAAAAGGCTTGCTATTGGAAGGTTCCAAGGTATTCAGCAGTTCCAAGCAGAGGTGAAAACTCTCGGGAGGTGTCGTCATGACAATCTTGTAACTCTCATAGGGTACCACCTCAGTGATTCAGAGATGTTTCTAATATATAATTTTCTGCCCGGTGGTAACTTGGAAAGGTTCATACAAGAAAGGACAAAGAGACCAATTGATTGGAGAATGCTTCACAAAATTGCTTTAGATGTTGCACGCGCACTTGCGTACCTTCATGATAATTGTGTCCCACGTATTCTGCACCGTGATGTGAAACCAAGCAATATCTTGCTCGACAATGAGTACACTGCATACCTTTCTGATTTTGGATTAGCAAGACTACTTGGGAATTCAGAAACTCATGCAACCACTGGTGTCGCGGGTACTTTTGGATATGTTGCTCCAGAGTATGCAATGACTTGCCGTGTTTCTGATAAGGCTGATGTGTATAGCTATGGAGTTGTGCTGCTTGAACTTATTTCAGACAAGAAAGCACTGGACCCTTCCTTTTCTCCATATGGGAACGGTTTCAACATTGTTGCCTGGGCTTGCATGCTTCTGCAGAAGGGCCGAGCGCGTGAGTTCTTCATAGAAGGGCTGTGGGATGTGGCCCCGCATGATGATTTGGTTGAGATTCTACACCTCGGTATCAAGTGTACCGTTGATTCTCTTTCTTCTAGGCCCACAATGAAGCAAGTTGTCCGTCGACTAAAGGAACTCAGACCACCCTCCTACTAGAAATCACAAATCTAGTATGATATACGCCTCAAGACTGAGAGTGAGGTAAAAATGAGAAAACTCTCCTTGCTTTTCATTCTATTCAAGTTCTCAACTAAATAATTATGGATATGATTACAGTCACATGCAACTGTGTTTAGGAACTGCGAAAGCATAGGAAAGACAAGCTCTGCATAATCCTTCTCCTTTGTTATCTGTGCTCAACtcatgtttgaattttgttatttACGTTGTCTGTAGTTTGATTACATTCTCTTGCTTTGTCTTGTCAGCCTACAGTATTACCACTATACCTGACCCTCATTGCCTTGTCCATACACATTGACTATCTGCTCCGATTTTTCTCAATAAATTTTTGGAAATATTGTAGAATAGGTTTCTAGTAGAAGCATGGTATGATTCATAACCATATGAAATTGCTATGTGAAAGCTAGAACGTCTTTGAGTTTTGCATTTCGATCTTTATGTGTGCTCCGATCAGTATCGGTGCATAAAGAAGCTTAGTGATCATGAGATCCTTCATATCTTGAAACTTGAGCCTAAAAGCGGTGGTCAGTGGCAACCTTAGTTATTTCCTTCATGTTAACCTCATATCTTCAAGCAAGTGCTGATGTTGTATGGTCACTTATTATAAAATGGTTCTTTTTTTGGATACTTTATCAATAAATTTGGTCCTGCAGGAAGCAATGAGAGCACTGGAGGGATGCATTTGCTGATCTTGATCAGATGATTTCCTGTTGAAGTAAGTATATATCTATATTCCTTGTGTAGATGGTTTGTGGATGGCTACAATTGATTGTCACTTCTAGATAATTCCGAAATGTTGACTTTACAGGCCAATTTTCTGCTTCGTTATTTGATAAAAATTAGTAGcggaaattattttgaatgAAATATGAATGCTCATATATGATACGTTTATTTACCATGCTGTGAGTCCGTAACATCGCTGCCGATTAAAACTATAATGACtgatttcttttatttagGTTCCTGATGATCCTGTTGATCACAACTGCCAACGATATTCCACACAAATTAGTGGACACACTATCCACATGCCATCTCCTCCAGGGTGATGTGATGTCTGTCCACTTGTCCAGTGCCGAGCGCAAGATTGGATCACCGCACCAAGGCAATCAAAGCGATTCCGTGGAAGTTATTCTTTGCCTAGCATTCCTGTAAGCAATGCCCTCTCGTTAGATGTTAGACCCTGGTTTCCAGCGATAGCACCACGGATTCCTGTTTACACGGTTGACTAACATGAGGACGCCCTATTCCTTTCCCCTTGTGCAGGGAGCCAGGGACGAGGCATCTCCTACCTATAACCATATTAATTCGTGGATCAACTTGGCACCTCGAAGTGCAGCTCTCCTGATTGAAGATTGCCCGTCGAAGTTGTCGGGGGTTATGATGCAATCTGCGAAACCGGGAGGGTTTAGCCCAATTGCCTCCTCCATGGAGGGGCCAGAttggaaggaaaaaataaatcgaGAGCGAGACCATGTGATGATCGAAGCTCATCATTCTGCACGGTGGTGGCCCTGGCTGATTAGTTGACTTGTCTTTGTAATCGGTTGCTAATCTTGTTGCAACTGACAGGCAACCGGGAAGATGCTTATTTAAACGAACACGTCCTCCGCAATGGCATTTGATGATGGATGATTGTAATCTGTGATGGATTTGATTTTTACACTGAGCGTCCCTGATAATGACAATAGGATGGAACGCAAATAatgaaaaatttaaaattaacAGCGACTCCGCTGGGGATCGAACCCAGAATCTCTGGTTCCGTAGACCAGCGCCTTATCCATTGGGCCACGGAGTCATTGATGCTGTTGCAGTATAGTTATGATTCTTACCAAAGCTAATTAATTATATGCTTAATCTGTCAGATCAATAGATCATGCTGTAACGCTGTCCGGCAGCTGCGGTGACAAACACGTTGACGACTGGCAGCGGGCTACTCAGCGCTGGATTATGaatgccgcggcggcggagaactTTCGAGACGGAAAGCTTAGGCCGAAACACATCTGTTGCAACCCTCCCTAGCTCTGCCGCTGGCAGCTAAATCTGCACTTTCGACAGATCCGGAGAATTCAGACCCTATTACAGCCAATACCATCGGAGAATCATGTTGTTGCAGCATCCCGCGCGTGTGCGTTTAGTATGCCAGTTTGCAGCATACGGTTCCTTGGTCCATATCAAATGCCCACTTTGTGATACCCTTTCCAGGTTAAATATGAAGAAGGTTGTCATTTCTTGCAGTAAATTACTTGGTTTTTCTACCTGTGCCAGGCTGCAGTAATCGGTAAATTTCAGATTACTGATAGACTTCAAACAAACATGCTGGTTGATCTACTTGCTTCCAAAATAAGGAAATACTGTAACTGCGGCATTACTGAATTAATAATTGATGGTCGGCCATTCAGCAGGACGTGCTAGATGGACTACGATAATTTATTCAGTGCAAATAATATGTATAAAAGGTGGAATAATATTTACAGGGACTTCGTACAAGATAATATGATAGATATCGCCGACTACTCTTATATTGTAGGTTATGCATGCTATGCAGTTCTGCTGTTTACGCTTCTGACCAAGTGATATCCTCCATACCGACATTCTGGTCGAGCCCCAGAGCGTTCCACACTGCTGGCGAGGCATCCACGATGTTGTTGGCGCATGGAGGCTCGTAATTGTGCTCGTTGTCGCACCCATAAACGGAGTCACACTCGTCCACCACCTTGGCATACACAGAGTTACCGTTGGCGGTGATCTTGATGCGGTGACCGCAGCGtgccatgttctcgaaccatCCGGTGGATAGCGCGACAACTAGCTCCTTGTCACTATGGTAGGAGTTGTCACATTCGGAAGGGCCGCCCCCATCCTTGCCCTTCTCGAAGCTGTTGAGCGTTAGCACTGCTTTGGTGCTCGATGTCACGGGCGGCGAGCAGTGGTACTGCGGGTACCTCTTACCATCCTCACAACAGTCCGGGTCATTACTTTTCTCGCAATGTCctgccttcccgggaaggtagCCGCTGGCACGACACACCCCAAGGCTAGGTCGAAGTGAGGAGGCAATGTGGGAGGCGGAGAGTGTGACCAGCAGGAAGAGCGCCATGGTGGCTACAGCTCTGATGGTGGCCATCTTAGAGACCCTGGCACCTAGTACTGGTAGCTTGTGTGGTTCTGGCTCTGTTTTGCTGGTTCTTGATGTGTTTGGCTTTGTTGCTTGACTGCTGTGGGAATGGCTGTGTGTGCACGAGCTTATGTAGTATATCTTGCTGCATGAAGTGAACAACACAGGTGGGTTGTTTTCTACGCCTTACCTACGGCAATTCGTTTCTATGGTCAGATATACTTCTTGTGTTAACGTCCCGTCTCAAATGGGCTTCTGAGTACCTTTCCAAACGATTAATTACCGTGTAAATTAATCTGCTAGGTAAACCGTCTAAAACGGTTTGCAGTACTAGTTGGACTTCCATGTCGGAATATCGTTACAATCACGAACTAGAAATTTTAGTAGGAGTGTATTGATGATTGACGCGGTATACTGAATATTGATTATTTAGTCAATAACAAAAATACTTGGTGCATTATTCCTCACAAAACACAAAGGGTTGATTGTATCCTTGCTGAAGTTGATGAGATATTAATTAAGTACTATAAGCTAGTATAAATCATCCAGCTATTACTTATAGGCAACGTATATGCTATAAATCATCCTCCTATTACTTGATTTTAAATTGACTCAATCTCAACTTGAGAAATGACGCGACATATTCGTCCGATGTAAATTGAAAATGGAATCTTGTGCTGTCTAAATATCTGTTTCCTCGCATCATACACATACATTTTCGTTACATCAATTAAAATTCAAAGCgcattaatattttttttcttaaaatatAGTTGACCTCAATCCTGATAACCTTTCCGAAGTACTAACAATTATCGAACATGGCTGGCAACCACGAAGAGAGCAGAAAGGCAACATACATTCGACTGATATATTGGTTCACATGCACATTTGATAAACGGAGCAGTTCACCAAGACAAATTCAAATAAGGGTAGCAGAACTGCATGCATAACAAAGGTTTATCAACCAGATTGTACTATCATGGAGTTACCAAACTACTAAAACAAGAGGACACAGGTTCCACAAAACTGATTGTGCACGAAAGCTCTGATCTAGTATTTGATCGGAGCCAGAATTTCCAGCTGAGTTCCCAACTTCTCCTCAGCTGTCTTCTCAGCCTTGACGCGGAGCTTCGCCAGCTGCTTTCTCCTATCATATGCAACCTTGGCcttctcctttctcttctcctccagctcctGAAACCAGGTCAGAAAACAGTGAGACATGATAGGGAATCACAAACATTTGCTAGCTGACAAATAATAAAGGGTAATGGCACCAAACATAATTGAAAAATCTGAAGAATCCACAAAATAGATGACAAGGCTGGAAAAATAGCAGCACATTGATTTGTTGCACTATACACAATAAGTAGAAGTCCACACTGAGCCTCAGAGATCTTGGTGGTTTGATCATCAAGTGGGCGAAACCCATCAAGAGTAGCAAATATTTAGCTAACATCACAGGCTTCacgaaaaataaaatgcagtCACAGTGCTGAAAATAAAACAGATGCCAATAAAAAGTGTAGGAAAATTTGTGTTCCAAGGAGGCTAGTGGAAATGTTTTGCAGTAGCAAGAACTGGGTGGATAATAAATGTGCTAACAATCCTAATACCATAACAGGCACACAAAGCATTGCAAACAGAACACATAATGTTCTACTTTGTCATAAAAAGGCATGATCTGTCAGAAGTAGCTGGTTCTTAAAATCATATTGCTAAATCAGTGGGAATCCGAATGATTTTCTTCGTCACCCAGAATCATGCACATCAATTACATATTGTACACAAGAATACTTAAACTGCACACACTAACATGTCTGGATGGCCACAAaaaattctactccctccgttccataattctggtcgaaatattacatgtatctagacaaattttaggaatagatgcatccatttttgggcaaatttgagacaagaattaatgaacggagggagtacaaattttAAGACATTTTATTGTAATTTCATCTACAGAAGATGACATGATCTGTCAGAAGTAGCTGTAGTTCAAATCATGAAGAATCAGTGGGAATCCGATTGATTTTCTTCGTCATGCAGAATCATGTAAATCTCAACCCAACAGAAGAATCATGAAAATCCCAACCCAACAGAACATCACGTATGCAACGAGAAATTTTCACAAAAACGAACAAATACTTATTTGTGGGGAGAGGCAGCATGATCTGTCAGAAGTAGCTGGTTATTAGAATCATATTGGTAAAATCAGTGGGAATCCGAATGATTTTCTTCGTCACCCAGAATCATGCACGTCTCAGCACCATTGAGAAACACATTACTACTATGTCTTCCACTGAGAAGTCAGCAATAGATATGAGAGGTGACaggattaaaagataggacaCGTAACATTTGAGGCTGATGGTGTCAGCATAGTTCATCAGCGTCGTTAGGTCATATCATGGCAGAAAGACTGAATATCTAGCTATAGCAGTGACATTGCAGCTAATGGTGCAGGGCGCAACAAAGGAATAATCGAGGAGAAACTTTACCCTGATGGTGTCAGCGTAGTTCCAGCCGACCTCTTTGGAGAGCTGGCCGAGTAGGCAGTACTTGTGACCAGCCTGCAGCCTCAAAACCCTGCAAAACACAAGTCAAGTAAGTTTCCATAGAAGAAAGTATGCTACAACTAGCCGATATGCAAATGCCACGTACTTGAGCGCGTCTGGGATGACCATGCGCTTGGTCCTGTCGTACGGCGGCGGGACGCCCTCATACGCCTTGAGCCTGGCCAACGCAGCCTCTCCCCTCTTGGTCTTGTGCGGAATCATCCTGCAAACCACCAAAGACGACATCAAACAACCAATCGGGATGAACAAACAGCGTAAAATAGGCCATGGATCTTAGCGTCGGTGCAGTACCCGCGGATAGTGCGCCAGAGGATCTTGGCTGGGGCGCGGAAGTGGATGGGGCCGTGGGAAGGCTTGGTGTTCATCCTCTTGCGGAGGAAGCGGAGGTACTTCATCTTCTGGCGGACCAGCCCGCCGGACATGCAGATCTCCTCGCAGCGGACCACCACAACGCGCTGCCCGTTGAGGAGCTCCTTGGCGACGATCGACGCCAGACGGCCGAGCATGTGGTGGCGCGCGTCCACCACCACGCGCCGCGCGCACACGCCGGAGCCGGACACCATCTCGCCTACACCTGCGACTtaccccgcggcggcggcgctactAGGGTTTGATGTTGGGGGTGGAGGCGGAATGGAGAAGGCGTGCGGCGCTAGGTTTCTAATTTATAGATCTTCGTTTTTAGGGTGTCTTCGTGTCCTCAGGATTCTGCCGGGCTGGGCCTTTGGAATTAATGGGCTCTATTCTGTTTTGGAGGCTTTATAGTTATAGCATTAGAAATAGAAAAGTTATTCTGGGCTAACGGGCTTACTGTAGGGTTTGGTTTCGTCGTTCgtcttccctaaaaaaaaatataaaaaaatccgtcgctcgtctttgATTTCCCAAGATAGTGGTTGTAGATCTATGTGCTATGGTGGAGCTTGAGTTAAGCTCAAAGAAGCTCACCGCGGCGTGTTCGCGGTTGGATTGGTCTGATTGTTATAAATCTGGTGTCTACGTGACTCCGGCGAGACATTTGTTGGCGCTGTGTCTGGAAGGGCGAATTCGGTCTCTCGGACTTTCGCGGCGAGGGATTGGCAACTATGTGATGAAAATGGATTTCGAGatgaaaaatgtgaaaaaacaaatttttgctTGGGTCTACAACCAAAGCACCTTCTctcaagtactccctccgtccggaaataagtgacttggatttgtatactgtagatttttatataaatccaAGTCACGTATTTTGAGACAGGAGAAATATTAGGGAACATTGAGCTGCCTATATCAAGATAATCTGGAGAAGTCTTATCCATCTAAACTCCCATGGTCACCTAATCTCAGCTCGTGACCACGTGAAGATATAAAAAGATAGCAAGACCCATTTTTCATATCTCAATGTCATTGGAGCATTTGTGTATCTTGTGAATTGCTAGCGGCCTGATAACGAATGCGTCCCTTCTCCATCTCTCTGTCTCATTTTTGTATTTGCCATCCTTTGATGACACTACTTTTAATATTGTGTACCTTAATCATCAATAAATATCATTGTTTTCATCGTCATTGGTGCCTGCTATATTTAAAAGTAGaagtgccttttttttctgaactttTCTTCGCAAATGATGGCGTCCGAGAAGTTGTTTTCAAATTATAATCTCTCCTAAGatacaaaattttaaaatcaaaACGGTTGTACTTACGACAAAAAATGGGACATATCAATTCCATTGTTTTTTGTTATCCAGGATGCAATTGTAAACTCATTTTTAGCAAATCATACTAAAAGCAGATAGGCAATCGAGAAAACATGTGAAAACTGTTGAAACAAACAGTTGGTACAATGCAGTTCGGAAGGAAATAAGCGCACCATAATGCAGGGATATGGACCCACAGAGACTGAACAAGGAAAAGCCCAAAGAACTGGAGAAAGAATTGACAAGCTACAAAAATATAGTACAACAAACAATTCAGAATTTTGATTCACTGGCACAAAATTCACTCATATTCATTCCAGAAGTTCATAGAAATCATAAGTGTTGGTGTCTAACTCTGATCCTCGATACACCAACTTTTTATGTAACCCACGATAGAATTAGTTTAGTGGTACACAACAAACATACAATGAACTCCCCTCATGTCTGAACAATCAACACAAGATAAGTCCACAAGCAGTAATGCGCCCATGGTGAGTGAGAAGTACTGATCTGCCTCCCGGGATATTGGGAAAATCAGGCGCAACAAGTTATTGAGCCATACCCTTCACCAGCTATTTCAGCATAGAAGTTCCAATGTGGATCACTCTGTGTAATGCAAGGTTGACCAAATGGATGGTTGCGAACGTAGCATTCAACATCATCTGCAAAGATGAGGTTCTGCAGATACACGCGAAGATCTCCACCGGGACCTGCTTATCAGGAATTGTAATTTGTAAGCATCAATAGGTTGTATATTAGTGTAAGAGGGGACTAGTAAGCACAGCACCATGGAGTGGCGATTGGCGATAACATACCCAATGAGTTGTCGTTCCAGTTAAGATAGGTGAATGGATGAGGGAAAATGGCAGTATGTGGCTGCACAACATAGACATGGAAAGGTGTGTTATTCAAACAAGGAGATAATATAGTACGGAGTAAAAGAAAATACTGGTATATGATACTGGCTGAGCAAATACCGGATTGCGCAGAGCCTTGTAAGGAGAATCATCCACAAGTAACGTATTAGAAGGTGAAAAGTCTCCCTCATCCCATGGAAGACCAGGTTCTTCCTTGTTCCACAATTTCCTTAATTCCTTCAGTACTATTGGTTTGTGCATGTTCTCCAGTGTTTTCCGTCCAGTAAATGTGCATTTAGACCTGTCCTGCCATATGAAGGTCATAAACATGTCAAGAAGTTGCAGGTGAGCATGCCCCACAAACCATATGTTCGTTTTTATGACCTACCCAGGAAAACAGTAGGTACGTTTTGAGATCCCTCATAAGGATGTCAACAACAGAATCAACATTTTTTCTGGAGAAATTAGAAATTCCACAGTAAGTAACAAGTAGCTGCAAGggtaaagtaaaaaaaatgtggataAGAAATAATACCGTTTTCTTGAGGACCATATACCTAGCTCGAAATTTTGGATGCAGAAATTGAGAAAATCAGCACAGTAAGGTCTTCGGAAGACTGGTAGAAAGGTATATCAATATTAATATCTTCTGTCACAAATCTACATCAGCttgtcttaaaaaaaattatggatGATTATACAAGATTGCAAGTAACTTCACCTAATTTCCTTCGAACCTTTGCATCAGCCATGTGAGCATTGTGGTAATCTTCATTGATATCCGCAAGCAGACCGTTAAGATCTAGAATAAGAAGCTTTTTCTTCCGATACCCT
This is a stretch of genomic DNA from Brachypodium distachyon strain Bd21 chromosome 1, Brachypodium_distachyon_v3.0, whole genome shotgun sequence. It encodes these proteins:
- the LOC100821447 gene encoding uncharacterized protein LOC100821447 isoform X4 produces the protein MEAIPDTSKDRGSPASGARLEAPVTGNTENTQTDAQGGLCGTAISKSENNHEVAILIQGHSAQKGGCRLEAHLGDSLVQNTSKQDLNSNESKKRISHPGIKEVHVSTATSSSRAPENSVEEIKDARSKLLKKSDNADPPCEDVKNGGLEGTSEEFEESENTSSSLKDENKNVKNTGYRKKKLLILDLNGLLADINEDYHNAHMADAKVRRKLVFRRPYCADFLNFCIQNFELGIWSSRKRKNVDSVVDILMRDLKTYLLFSWDRSKCTFTGRKTLENMHKPIVLKELRKLWNKEEPGLPWDEGDFSPSNTLLVDDSPYKALRNPPHTAIFPHPFTYLNWNDNSLGPGGDLRVYLQNLIFADDVECYVRNHPFGQPCITQSDPHWNFYAEIAGEGYGSITCCA
- the LOC100822587 gene encoding LRR receptor-like serine/threonine-protein kinase RPK2, giving the protein MVAARRSTASTATVLLLLLLLPLLAVSVSVSSTSRSDQEQDRSALLQLKNAIPSAELLRRWSPDTGGTDHCSWPGVTCDARSRVVALVVPSSSPRSRPRRGSASELPLSVGFLTELKELSLPSRGLFGEIPAEIWRLEKLEVVNLAGNSLRGALPATFPRRLRVLNLASNALHGEIPASLCSCTDLERMDLSGNRFTGRVPGALGGLPKLKRLDLSQNLLAGNIPSGLGNCTALRSFRLFSNLLDGFIPPEIGRLAKLRVLDVSGNRLSGPVPPELGNCSDLSFLVLSRQFDAVKSHGFNQFNGGIPESVTVLPKLRVLWAPKAGLKGNVPSNWGSCHNLDMVNLGANLLSGVIPRGLGQCRNLKFLNLSSNRLSGSLDKDLYPHCMDVFDVSGNELSGSVPAFGNKGCASQLTLDAMPSGYSSLFMSEAVAELSLGYCNSGDCSFVYHNFAKNNIEGRLTSLPLSADRYGNRTMYACILDHNNFTGSVDAILLEQCSKLNGLIISFRDNKISGGLTEEVSAKCRAIRVLDLAKNQISGVMPANIGLLSALVKMDMSKNLLVGQIPSSFKDLNSLKFLSLAGNNISGHIPSCLGQLSSLEVLDLSFNSLSGNIPSNLVTPRGLTALLLNNNELSGNVADLMPSASLSVFNISFNNLAGPLHSNVRALSETDGNPEPENTPTDSGGGGGGGFTKIEIASITSASAIVAVLLALIILYIYTRKCASRPSRRSLRRREVTVFVDIGAPLTYETVVRAAGSFNASNCIGSGGFGATYKAEIAPGVLVAIKRLAIGRFQGIQQFQAEVKTLGRCRHDNLVTLIGYHLSDSEMFLIYNFLPGGNLERFIQERTKRPIDWRMLHKIALDVARALAYLHDNCVPRILHRDVKPSNILLDNEYTAYLSDFGLARLLGNSETHATTGVAGTFGYVAPEYAMTCRVSDKADVYSYGVVLLELISDKKALDPSFSPYGNGFNIVAWACMLLQKGRAREFFIEGLWDVAPHDDLVEILHLGIKCTVDSLSSRPTMKQVVRRLKELRPPSY
- the LOC100845636 gene encoding 60S ribosomal protein L13a-4 gives rise to the protein MVSGSGVCARRVVVDARHHMLGRLASIVAKELLNGQRVVVVRCEEICMSGGLVRQKMKYLRFLRKRMNTKPSHGPIHFRAPAKILWRTIRGMIPHKTKRGEAALARLKAYEGVPPPYDRTKRMVIPDALKVLRLQAGHKYCLLGQLSKEVGWNYADTIRELEEKRKEKAKVAYDRRKQLAKLRVKAEKTAEEKLGTQLEILAPIKY
- the LOC100826909 gene encoding putative ripening-related protein 5: MATIRAVATMALFLLVTLSASHIASSLRPSLGVCRASGYLPGKAGHCEKSNDPDCCEDGKRYPQYHCSPPVTSSTKAVLTLNSFEKGKDGGGPSECDNSYHSDKELVVALSTGWFENMARCGHRIKITANGNSVYAKVVDECDSVYGCDNEHNYEPPCANNIVDASPAVWNALGLDQNVGMEDITWSEA